The following nucleotide sequence is from Dehalococcoidia bacterium.
TGACCATAGCCGGTAATGGAACAGAGTATTATCCCTGGATTTATCTTGCTGATAGTATCGTAATCCGCACCCAGACGTTTCAACACCCCGGGTCGGAACTCCTCGACTACCACATCGGAATCCCTAACCAGTTTATAAAATACCTCGCGTGCCCCACCCATCTTCAGGTTCAAAACGATGCTGCGCTTGTTTCGCCCCTCGGCGTTAAATGCCCGCCTCCTTTCCTCCACCTCGGCTTCCATGGTTTCGATCACCTGGGAGGCGCGCCCGCCGCCGGCCTCGACCTTTATCACATCGGCCCCCATATCGGCAAGCAGCATGGTACAGTAGGGCCCCGGCCCCAGCCGGGTGAGGTCGATTATCTTAATCCCTTCCAGCGCCATTGTCATATTCATCCCTCCTAATTTTTAACCTAAATTTTCGAAAAGGAAGCTAGACTCATTAGCAGCGAGGCTAGCCCAGTATCTCACGCACCGCTGCCACTATCCGGGGCAGGGCATCCCCCGTCTTTTCCACGATGGCAAAATCGTCAATACTGGAGAAGTAGCTACCGGTGGCATTGACCTCTATCACCCTGGCGCCAGCCCTCTTGGCATAGCCGGGGAGAAGGGCGGCCGGGGTAACAACACCCGATGTACCCAGCGCTAGCATCACGTCGCAGGAACTGGCCGCTTGCTCCGCCCGTGGGAAATCCTGGACCGGCTCGCCGAAATGCACCACGTCGAAACGGGTAAGCCCGCCACACTGGCACCTAGGCATGAGCTGGGTAATATCTAAGCTCTCCTGCTTTTTAACCTCGTCAAGCTGTTTTACCATTGCGGGGAGATCCTCCCCCTTCTTCAGCTTGAAGGTCCGACCGCAGGTCAGGCATTTCAGCCGGTACATATTTCCGTGTACCTCTATGACTCTCGTGTTTCCCGCCTCACAGTGCAGATCGTCGATGTTCTGTGTGATGACAGTGCTGAGTATTCCCATCCGCTCCAGCTCGGCCAGGGCCAGATGGCCAGGATTGGGTCTGGCCCTCTCTAAAGTGTCGACCATCTCCTGAAGGAAAGCTCGACCCGCCTCGGTTATCTTTCCCAGTGTGGCGACACCATCGGTACCAAACGTGTCCGGGTCGTATCGGTCCCACAGCCCGCCGGGGTCTCTAAAGGTGGGAATCCCGCTCTCGGCGGAGATACCCGAACCGGTGAATGCCACCAGGTTACGCGCACTGGCGACAATGGATGTCACCTGGTGAAGCTGCTCTGTCATTTCAGCCCTCCTCAAATAAGCCTAACAGTTCCCGCTTGAGTGCCTCCATCCTCTGGCTGAACTGGGATTCAAGCTCCGTAGAAAGCATTGCCCAGGCTTCGCTGGACTTCAGGTTAATCGCCCCCACCGCAGTTCCCGCGATCCTCAATCGATGAAGCAGCTCCCTTTCGTCCTTCTCGATGCCTTCCTTTTCAATTTCGTATTTCTGCTGCTTAACATCCCGAAACTCCTGGAGAAGCCCCTTTATGTTCTCCGTTACCTCCATCACTTCACCCTTCCCCTTCAAGGTAACTAAACCCTCCAGCGCCCTTTCAATCAGATCGCCGCTTTCCAGGTCGACGGCCTCAACCAGCCTGGAAAGCGCCGCCCCCATCACGATGCCCCTTTCATCGCCGCTATACCGCCCCACCTCCTCCTTGAGCAGTTGCTTATGGCCATGGCCCATGTATCGCGCCGCGATTGCCCGCCCCAGGGTGGTGCATTCTGCCTCCTTACGCTCCCTCATCTCTTCAGGTGAGAGACTACCCAGCTTCTCAGCCTTTTCCATCGCCTTCTCAAAGGCGCTCTTCATCTCACCCACTTCTTTTCTAACTCCCTTTTTCTAATCCCACTACGCCACATAAAAAGCTAGATTAGTTGACGCCATTCAATTATACTATTCTTTGGCTCTACCAGCAAAATAGATACTAGCTATTCCAGGCTAAAGCAAAGAGTAGTATATAGCGAAAAGGGCGAAGATGAGACTGCTGGAAAATCTACACTGCTATATCTGGCCGGGGAAGGGCAATAACTGTAATAGCTATCTATTTACCCATGTGCTGCGCGGCGACCGTCCCCACGTCCTCATCGACCCGGGACATGTGCAAAATGAGCTTAACGAGCGCTGTCTGGACCAATTGCTCAGCACCATGGAGAGAGACGGCCTGAAGCCCGAGGACATCGGCCTGATCATCAATACCCACGCCCATCCCGACCACTACGAGGGGAATCAGCCTCTGGTGGACCGTAGCAGGGAGAAGGGTGGCAAGCCAGGCCATGCTCTCGTCACCCTTCACCAGGATGAGGATGGGTATCGCCGGGAAATGGGTGAAATCATGGCTAAGCTACTGGGACGTGGGATGGCATTCGAACCGGATTTCTACCTCAAAGAGGGTGACCTGAATCTAGGCAAGGAGAGTAAGCTAAATCTCCAGATTCTACATACCCCGGGTCACTCTCCAGGCTCCATAAGCCTTTACTGGCCCGATAACCGGGTGCTCATCACCGGAGACGTCCTTTTCTATGGCGGGGTGGGAAGGACAGACCTCCCCGGTGGGGATAGCAAGCTCTTAAAGCAGAGCATCGAGCGGCTATCGGAGCTGGATATCGAGTACGTGCTTCCCGGGCACAGCACACAGTTCGGCGCAATGATAAAGGGCGTTAACAACGTTAAGCAGAACTTCGCCTCCGTTAGATTAAGTTACTTCCCCATGCTATAATTGGGCAACGGTTGCGCAGATAAAATGGAAGCGATCAGACTTTATAGTGAGCCAAAGCTCAGGAATCCCTACATGGTAGCGGCATGGCCCGGTATGGGGGGCGTGGCGATCATCGCTGCACGGTATTTAACCGAGAAATGGGATGCCAAGGAAATCGGCAGCATCGCACCCGAAGGCTTCTTCGACCTGAGCGGCGTGCTTATCGAGGAAAGCATAGTACAGGATGTAGAATTCCCGGAGAACACATTCTATCTGTCAAGGGGTCACGGCAGGAGGGACTGGATAATCTTAATTGGCGAGGCACAGCCCCAGATGAATGGTTACCAGCTGGCAAATCTGGTTTTAGACGTGGCCCAGAGATTTGAGGTCAAAAGGCTCTATACCTTTGCTGCTGCACCCACACATATCTACCACACCAAGAAGCCGAGGGTGTTAGCAGTAGTCAACAAGCCCAGATTGATCCCCCGGCTGGAGAAATACGACGTGGCCCCTCTTAAGCAGGGTAGCATCAGTGGCATGAACGGGCTGCTGCTAGGGGCGGCGAAAAAAAGAAACATGGCTGGCATTTGCCTGCTGGGCGAGATACCCATTTACACCACCCACATCGCAAATCCCATGTCGTCCAGAGCGGTACTCCAGGTGCTGGCTCAAATGTCGAATTTGAAAATTGACCTGACGGACATCGATCGCTGGGCCAGAGAAACGGGTGAGCAAATAGAGGAAAAGATAAGTAATCTCAAGGAGTCTTTCGGGGAAGAGGCCAAAGAGCTCATCGACTATTTTGCGCGGTTAGCCGAGCAGACCAGCGAGGAGGAGCTTGGGCCGGAATACAAGACTGAGGAGCTTCTTAAGGAGATAGAGCGATTTCTCAAGGACAAAGGGGAGCAAAAAGAGGGCAATTAAACCAAGGGGATGGGTAGAGTAACGATCGAAATGGCGCTAAGGTGCCAGCATCTTGGCCAAACGTTTAGCCAAGGCAGCGATTGTCAGAATTTGCGGCATTCCAGATGCTGTGGGAAAAACACTGGCATCACAAACGAAAAGGTTATCTATCTTGGTATGCAGATTTTCGTCGACCACCTTTCCGATGGCGGCGGTTCCACCGGGATGACCGCCCTGCACCTTCGAAACCACGATGGACTTGCTATCCGCACCGGCTTTGACCAGTATCTCTTTCGATATCGCCGATCCCGCCCGCAGCCTTGTCCAGTCCCTTTCGGTCACCGGCTTTGAGACCGTTCCATCGGGGTAGACACGCCCCGCAGGCTCATCCGCAATCTTGGTCTGAATGCCGAGCAACCGGTTGGTGGGCAGGGCAAATCCCCTAACTCCAAGCTCCAAGAACCTGGTCAGCCTTGTCTGATTCATATATGAGGATATAATGAATCCCTTGCTCTTGTGAAATTCATAATCAACGAGCGCCATCAGCGGCTCATCGACCTGGTTGAGACCCTTCGTTACCCCATAGGTTTCCACCAGGAGATCAATGAAAAGGCCTTGGCCTGCGTCTTTGACTCCCGATTGCTGCAGGATCACAGGGGTTCCCAATCCCCCAGCGGCAAGGATGACCACATCCGATAGGATTTCAATCCGACCATGTGGCCCTGTTCCCCTGACACCTCTTGCTTTCCCATTTTCCACCAGAACCCGTTGAATCCTGGTATTATAGGCGATGTCGGCTCCATTTTGCCTCGCCTCTTCCAGGTAATCCAGGGCCGTCCACTTGGCACCATTCACACAGCCCATCGCGCAACCCCCGCACCTCTTGCATCTCTTAGGATTGATAAATTTGGGCATCGGCTCCATATGGTAACCCAGCTCCCGAGATACCTCAAGCATCCTTTTGGAGCCTTTCGACAATCGTCTCTCGTCGAAGGGAGCGACTCCCATTTCCTCCTCGCATTCTGCGAATTCTTCATCCAAGTTGATCCCAAAACCTGCCAGTTCTTCTTCCAGGCATCGAGTCGCGCAACCATTGGAAACGACCGTAGAGCCTCCCGCCATGAGGGCCCTCCACAGGATCACGCCCTCCCTCGACTTTCGGGGCGTCAAGGTCAACTTAGTTCCGTCGAAGTATCGCATAGATGTCCAGACGGTTCCGATCTTCTCCTCATACTTTCCCCTTTCTACTACTAGCACCTCCTTGCCCCTTTTGCTTAACTCCCTTGCCAGCGTAGCTCCGCCTGCTCCTGAACCTACGATGAGGAACTCATACCTTTTGTTATCCATATTGCTTTACCCCCACTCTTGAAATAAAGCATATCAGCACTAGGGCCGCCGCGTCAACTTCGGCTAACAGCGATTTATTCGATCTCCCGCCCCCACTTTCCCTGACGTTTATATCAGCTATCCACCCTCTCCAGTACCTCTTGCGTCCTGCGCAGCCAGTAGTCCATTCCCATTTCTTGCATCATCCCTTCGGCTTTTTTTAGGATTTCCAGTGCCTTTTCTTTCTGGCTCGTGTCACCGTAGAGCTCTCCGATGACAGAGTACGCTATGGCGCACCACGGTTTCATTTCCAGTTCACCCAGAACCTCTATAGAATGCAGCAAACTTGCTTCGGCCTGGGATGACTCTAAGACCTCAGCCCAGTTGTATGTCCTTGCCAGCCAGCCTAACCACCACGCTTCCCAAAACCTTGAACCTCTATCCTGTGACGCCTTCAAGGACTTCTCTAGGTAACTCTTGGCAGCCTCCAGGTTACCTTCATCGGTATAAACCACGCCCAACCAACCATAGGTCATCTGTGACATTAAATCAGGCATTGCTATGTCTTGGTAAACCTTCAGGCCTTTCTCCATATATTTGCGGGCAGTATCCAGCTCACCAAGCAGGTAATATGCAACTCCAAGCAAGACCCAAGATACTCCCAAGAGATAATAGCTTTGTACCTCCTCAGCGTATTTGATGGCGCTCTCGAGATGCTCAGCAGCCTTTCGGCTTTCACCTTTAGTAAGAAACAATATACCAATAAGTAATTGCACATTAGACAGAGTGAATGGATCATTGAGTTGCAGGGCAAAGCGGAGTCCCTTTTCGCAGTGCGCTGACCCTTGCTCGAAATCCCCCTGCATTCCAAGAGCAACCCCATAGTATGCCAGGAGCATAGAGTATGCATTGCTTCTGCCCAATGTCTCAATTTCGCCTTCTCTTCCGCTGCTCTCAAGCCGGGTTATGACCGTGGGTGCGACTTTAGCAATCTCTAAATACAGCCCATCAACGCTATAGGAAGAGCAGAGCGCAAACCCTATTTGTACTACTAGCTCGATGTCGTCAGTACCTTCTGCCGCATGAAAGGCAGTCTCGTGGTACTTTCGTGCCTGTACAGTGTTTCCCTCAAATGAATAGGCCACGCCCATGAAACCTGCAAGCCTGGCACGGCTCATGTCGTCCCCTAGTTCTCGGCACAGTTTCTCACCCTCCTGAAGGATTGCCAGTGAATCTTCGGGATGATAGCCCAGGCGAGACATGGAGGGCAGCATCGATAAGCGCACCTCTATACTTCTCCTCTTTCTCTGCTCGTTGTCAGGCAGTACGTTGAGAGCATCTATCGCTGCTTTGTAGGAATGGAAAGCCTCCCAGGGGGAGTTACTTCGCGTTGCCTTGTCACCTGATAACTTCAGATAACGGTAGGCCTTCTCGTGGTTCTCGCTCCTGGAGTAGTGCTGGGCCAGCACCTCGTATAATTCTTCCAGCCTGTCTGAGTACAGTTCCTCTATAGCCTGCCCTATCCTCTCATGTATCTCCTGCTTTTTCTTCTGGAGCAGGCTGTCGTATGCTACCTCCTGGGTTAGTGAGTGCCTGAAGATATAGGTCGCCCTCGGGAATATCCCTCGCTCATACAATAGCTCCGAGTCACGCAGCACAGAAAGATGGGGGGTCATCTCTGGCGTGGGTATGCCCGTCACCCGCTTTATCAACTCACAGCTAAACTCCCTCCCGATGGCAGAGCCCGTCTGAAGCACACTCTTTGCTCCATCGGGAAGAGAGTCAACCCTGGCCATGATTACTTCCTGGATAGTACTGGGGATAGCTACATCCTGTATATCCTTTGCCAGATAATACCCGCTGTCCTTCCACTCAATCATCCCTAAGTCTTTAAGTGATTTTATAAACTCCTCGACAAAGAAGGGGATGCCTTCTGTCTTATTCAGGATAAGCTCCTGGAGGTCTTCGCCCATAATGTCAGTTCCTAAGATGTATGATGCCATCGCCAGTGTCTCACGGTTAGAGAGGCGATTCAGATTCACCTGGTTGTGATATGACTTGCTGCCCCAGGTATGCACGAACTCAGGGCGGTAGGTGAATATCAGGAGCAACTGGGCCCCCGATATGGCATCCAACATGTCCTTGAAGGTTTCCTCTGAGCTCCTGTCAACCCAGTGGAGGTCTTCAACTGCCATGACTAAGGGGCGCATCTCAGAAGCTTTGAGCACGATTTTCTTGAGTGCCTCCAGGGTTTTATCCTTCCTCGCTTCAGGGCTCAAGTTCAGGGCATCTATACCACTAGCTTTGACCGACAGCATCTCCGATATAAAAGGGAGTGTCGATGCTTCATCAACTCCAATTCCCTTGAGACCTGTTTTCACCTTATCCCTGATTTGGTCATCGTAGTCAGCATCCCGAATGTCGAAGGTGGCCTTCAGCAGGTCTATAACAGGGTGATAGGCTACATTGGTGCTGTAGGAAAGGCATCTGCCCTCAATGAAGGTGACATCCTCATTAGCTATTGCCTTCCTGAACTCATAGAGCAGCCTGGATTTGCCCACCCCTGCCTCACCCATGATGGAAAACGCCTGTCCCCTGCCCGACCTGGCCCTGTCAAGGCCATCCAGCAACAGCTCAAGCTCACGCTCTCTGCCACGGAACGGTGTCAGGCCACGCTCTGCGCTTACATCGAACCTGGTTCTCCTGGTGCTGGGAGCTATAACACGATATGCCTTGACGGGCGCTTCCTTTCCTTTGACCTGCCTCTCCCCCAGCGCCTCAAATCTGAACAGGCCCTCGGTGAGCTTGAAGGTCTCCTCGGTGACATATACCGTCCCAGGCTCTGCAAGACCCTCCATCCTTGAGGCGAGATTCACTGTATCACCTACAGCGGTGAACTCTACACGCAAATCATTGCCCAGGCTTCCGACTACGACAGGGCCTATGTGTATGCCGATACGCATCCTCAAAGGTGAGCCAGTCTCTGCTTTCGTTCTATCACTGAATCTAGCTATCTCCCGCTGTATTGCCAGCGCTGAACGAATTGCCCTCTGGGGAGCGTCCTCAAGAGCTATGGGCGCTCCAAACAGAGCCATGACACCGTCACCCGTCATCTTATTCACAGTGCCCCCGAACTCGTTGACCTTATGTATCAGCATCTCGAAGACCTCGTCCATGAGGGAGTAGACCTTCTCAGGGCCGAGCTTCTCGGAGAGGATGCTGAACCCCTCTGCATCGCAGAACATGACTGTGACCTTCTTGCGCTCACCCTCTATCTTGCCCCTTTGTGCAAGTATCTTCTCGGTGAGACCACCAGGCAAGTAGCGCTGGATGTTCTCTAGCTTCTCTTCAAAGGAGAGCTCTACGGGGGGTGCCAGAGATGTAACGGCAAGGTCATGGCCGCACTCACCGCAGAATTTAAACTCAACTGGATTTGAAAAATTGCATTCTGGGCAAATGGTTTCTAGTCTGGCACCACATTGACCACAGAATTTCATGCCCACTGGGTTTTCAAGCTGGCACTTTGTGCATTTCATTTTCATTCAGGCTGTGCGAATTATATGCTGATTACTGGTGGGGCCATCGTAGACGATAGGGGAACTGTTGTCAATGGTTGCCTACAATTGCCGATGACAGGCATGGGTAACAAGGGGTAAGGGGCGAAACGACGAGGTATCGCTGGGCAAAAGGCCCTAATCATCTAGACCCGCTTTTTCTTGCGCCTTCAGCAAGTTGCTGGGCTAGGCATTCGTTTATCAATCGTCAGGACGTGATCGCTTTTTAGTTCTTCTCTATGCTGTCAGCAACAGATGAAATTCTCCGCGCCCTTCTCTTTCGCCCGGAGCTGAGAGAATACCGTAGCTTTCCATAGGCTCCTATTAACAGCAATGAATTCCTCAACCAATGGCCTTCCCAAGCCCACCGGCCGTAGCATTGCGGTGGCTCGTGGATTTTTCGGGGATGGGTCAAGTCTAACATCCCCGACTATGATTGCTTCCTCATCCCCCAGTTGCGCTATAACGGTCCCATCCGAATCGACTATAGTCGATAGGCCCGGAAACCTTGAATCCTGCTTCCAAAATGGTATCCCAGGCATTGGCCTCTGCCATCGGCCGCATTTGTTTCCCATGACCACAGGTACCCCGATAAGGCGCGCCATGCGACGAGCTCCTTCTCTTATTACATTGTTGTAGTATTCGATCTGCCTATGACGGAAAAAGAAGCTCTGCATTGGGGTTGGGGCTGAGAGGGGCATAAGCAGAAGGTCTGCCGATTGCTGGTGCATCATCTGCGGAATGTAGGAAGGGTAGTTTTCATAGCAGATACCCACTCCTAGCTTACCCAATTCGGTGTTTATCACGTGTGGGCCGGTGCCTCCCCTGAAAAAGTACGCCTCATAAGCAGCCGGCGTTTGTTTCCTCACCCGACCAGCTTCCTCCCCACTAGGGGTCGCTAGAACGAACGTATTAAAGAAATCTTCTCCTTCGGCTTCGAGGAAGCTGGTTCCCAACCAGACGACCAGCCTAGTGGAGTTCTCCCTGAGCCACTTGACGGTCGGCCCTTCTTTTGGTTCCGCCCCGTCCCATATTTCCGTGGTTAATATATAGACGGTGGGCATGAACTCGGGAAGTACGATGAGCTTGGCTCCCTCTTGCGCAGTCCGGTTAACTAATGACGTGGCGTGTTTGAGGTTACCATCAATTAGGCCGTTCTTCGACTCCATCTGCACCGCCGCCACCCGAACGGTTCTACCTTTTTCGTTTGACATATTTAACGTTCTACCCTTTGGTGACAATCACTCGGCAGCCTTTACAACAGCAACACCTTCTGCAGTTTGACTTGCTTATCCCTCTTTAATGATTGCCTCCCTATCTCAATTAAATTAACGGCTGCCGCTGCTTTAGCTCACTTTCGCGTACCCATTCTCCCTGAACCAGTTGACCGCCTTCTCGATAGTCGTCTTGACGGGTGTTTGCGGAAAACCCAGTTCATCGATAGCTTTAGAGCTGTCAAAATATGCATATCTGCTGCCAAGGCGCACCATTGGTGCGTTCATGACTGGCGGTCTCCTGATAATATTGGAAAGAAATTGGAACACATATCCCATGGTAATGGCAACTGAGTAGGGCACTTTAAATTTTGGCGGTTTAACCCCTGCAACTTCCCCAATCAACCTAAAATAATCTCTTATTGACATGTTCTCGTTACCCAGAATATACCTTTCGCCAATTCTACCTTTCTGGGCAGCCAAGATGTGGCCACGAGCCACGTCCTCAACATCGACGAGATTCACGCCTCCATTGATGTATGCAGGCATTTTCTTGTTGATAACATCCAATATTACCTTTCCTGAGGGAGTTGGCTTTATGTCTCGCACCCCAATAATCGTGGCCGGATTTACGATTACCAAGGGAAGCCCCTTCTCACAAATCTTCCTGGCTTCAACTTCCCCCAGATACTTTGATATAGCATAATGGTCTCCGGTATCCCAGAGATTGAACTCAGCATCCTCATTAGCCGGACTTTTGGCTCCGTGAAAACCTAATGCTACCATGCTGCTGGTATAAACCACCTTTTCTATCCCCTGCTCCAGGGCTGCGTTCAAGGCAATCTTTGTGCCCTCTACGTTGACATCGTAGAGCACTTTCATGTCTGGTACCCAGAAAACATATAAGGCTGCCGTTTGATAGAAGGTATCACACCCCTTCAATGCCGATTTCACGGATTCGCCATCCCGAATATCCCCGTACGCTTTCTCGACATCCAGACCGTCAATGTTTCTGGTATCGCTGTTCTCTCTCACCAGAACCCTTACCTCCGCGCCGTCTTTCAGCAGCTCTCTTACAATACTTGAGCCCATAAAGCCAGTAGCTCCCGTGACTAGTGTCTTCATACTTTACCTCCCCTAGGTGCTTATCGAGAGCTGGCGTGATTATAACCCTATCGGACCGCGCAGCTCTCTGGGGCATCGGCCTCCAGCCCCAGAAGCTACAAAGCTTTTCTACACGCCACCAACTCTGATTTATTGACTGGTAAAATAAGCAGGGGCTGGTCATCCCTTACTTCTGATGCCGTAGCAACTCTTCCAAATCTAAGGGATCGCCCTTAGATGATTCCCTCTGAAGTGTTATCGCTCCATCAGGACATTTATCTTCGCAAATGCCGCAGCCCATACACTTATTAAAATCTACGACAGCCTTATTACTATCCTCATCCATTCGTATTGCATTGAAATTACAGATGTCTAAACAAATACCGCAACCACTACAGTTATCACCTATTCGAGATACATAGCCTGAAGGGGCAATGAATGGAACTTGCCCCTCCAGTATGTTCCACATCTGCACTCCGACGCAACAGCAACTGCAGCAGTTGCAGATAGCAATAAGCCGCCTGCCCAGTTCTTTCTTGAATTCCGCAGTGTGGAGAAAGCCTTTCTCATGCGACGTCTGAAGGATGTGGACCGCTTCCTCCTGAGATATCTTACGGAACTTAGGATTCTCCTCCGCAATAAAAGAGGTATATGGATCACCAACAAATAGACAAACCTCCATGGGGGGAGGAAGACAGGGATTTTTGGAAATGGCACGGCAGGCACATTCCCCAACGGCAATTGAATGCGGGTTGTTGATAATAATATCTCTAGCCTGTTTGTAATGCATTACCCTATCGGGTGTTTTTATTCTTACATCTGCCTTCTGGGTAACCAACTGAATCGCATCCCTCAATTTAACTACTTTAAGATGATAAGTGCTGGTATCGTGAGTCGCCGCAGTCTCACTGATTCGCCATACAGCGGCTTGGATCATCGCATCGACATCATCATCCAGCTTTGTCTGAGGTCTCTCTGCGGGAAGTCCTCCTGCTTGAGATAAATGATAAACAAAGTGGTCCGGATATTTGAGGAATATGTATGCGTGATAAAAGTCATTCTTCTCATCCTCAGGGAACATCTCATAGAGTGCCTTGGTTATCTCGTTATGCATAAGCTTCTCCATTCGCGTTTAAAAAAAGTTCTGATGTGTACAATTCAAACTCCTCTTTTACTGGGATATTAAGCTTTGAATCCCCGCCATCTGCGCATTTATCAACTCACCGGCGGCCAAGATTTTACCGTAGGCTCTATCATTGTATTCACTCTCACCACTTCTTACAATTGACATATCCCCCAGAAATCGGTCTAGGTAGCATGTGAGACTTAGGAGCTGTGAGGTGCTATTCTTTGGGCTTGACTGTTGCATTAACATATCCGTAAAGCGCTGGACTTTACTGCTCTGATGTGCACCTATGAAATAGGCGCTCTTTAACAAATCACCAGTGACATTCTCTAATTGAGAAAACCCTCTCATGGAAAGAAATCCCTAAAGGGTTCGCTCATCTATCCTAAAAATATACTGCTCACCTTTGGTTTGACCTATCGTCTAATCTTCGCCTCTTACAGCCCCGCTATCAGAGTGCCTCACTTGAGATTCCGTCCCCACTCCGCGGTGACATCGTAGGTCATATCCCGGAACTCCTCCTCGTCGGGAAGCGGCCTGCCCAGCCACTCCCGGTAGAAACTGTCCAGGTCAGGCAGGGCATCGAAGATGAGCGGACAGCCTACGGGTACAGCCTCCACCATGAGCAGACTGCCGCACCCCGGGCAGTAGAACTCTCGCACTTCGCACAGGTCGGGGTCGGGGCACTTCAGTCCGGGGTAAACCTCCTCCAGCTTCGCAGTGTCGTCTCTGGCGAAGATGAGAGCGTTCAGCTTCCAGTTCTTCCGCCAGTCCCCGAACTCGTGCCCGCAGTCGCACTTCACCACCCTCTCCGCGCCCTTCCGCACCACGTTGAGGTGGTCGCCCAAGGGCATTAGTATCCTCTCAGGGTAGGAGACGCGCTCCTGAAGGATCTCAACATACTTGTCGAATCTATCATCGTCCTTGGGCTTGCTCATGATTTCGAACGTCTTGTGCCAGGGTAGCCTGCCATCATAAAGGTCTCTTAAGTCCTCTTTGCTATATGACATCTCTTCACCTCACAGATTAAAGTCATCGGGCAGCGCCCAGAAGTCCTTGAACTCCCGGGTAAAGGCATCGCTGAGCCTCATACTGCTCTGGTACATCTCCAGAATCTTGTCATCGACATTGCGCTCCATAAGCTGCTGACGCGACCTCTGCCACCATTCCTTCGCCGGCACACCCCTTACCAGCCTCTCTTTGCGCTTTGCCTCGCGCAGTTCCCTGGTGGCAGCATCATCCACCCTCCACTGCTTCGCTTCCTCATCGTAGCTAGTCTTAACACAGTAGATGTTAGTGGCCTGCCACTCGGTGGTCAGTCCGTTGTCCATGTCAGCGGTTATCAGCGCCGGGTCCCTTTCGATTGGATCGCCAAGCCCACCAGCGGCACCACTATTTGAAATGAGGAGGTCACCCTCGTAGATCTCCGTCGGCACCGGTATAAGGCCAAGGTCGAAGACCTCCCCGGGAAAGCGGTCCTCTAAGTCTGCCGGGTGGCCCACTTCGTGGAGCAGCGGCTGCCTTTTCTCCATTAACTCGGGGAGGTTTTTATAGCGTAGCAACAGGGTGTTCCGCCTGCCGCCGGGGTATCCGCCGAACTGGCCAAGGTTGGGGATGATACCGTCCGAAGCGGTACCAAGCGCCCCGCTGCCGACTAACTGCTTACTTATATGAATCATCACCACCTGGGGAATTGCCAGGCCGGAGCGGAACCTTCCGTAGCCTACCGAATAGGGTTCGATTCGGTGCGACATC
It contains:
- a CDS encoding acetone carboxylase subunit gamma; this translates as MSYSKEDLRDLYDGRLPWHKTFEIMSKPKDDDRFDKYVEILQERVSYPERILMPLGDHLNVVRKGAERVVKCDCGHEFGDWRKNWKLNALIFARDDTAKLEEVYPGLKCPDPDLCEVREFYCPGCGSLLMVEAVPVGCPLIFDALPDLDSFYREWLGRPLPDEEEFRDMTYDVTAEWGRNLK